In Mercurialis annua linkage group LG5, ddMerAnnu1.2, whole genome shotgun sequence, a single genomic region encodes these proteins:
- the LOC126680842 gene encoding nucleolin 1-like isoform X2: protein MGKSSKKSAVKVDAAPAVTPASKKGKREPEEELEKLVSAKKQKVEKGTVQKPKVEVKAQKKKKEESSSSDDSSSEEEEKAKVVKKAAPKAAAKPPVKASSSDDSSSSDDESDEEVPAQKTAPVKNGSIAPKKEKEDSSSEESSEESSDDETPAKTAVPAKKQQTVAKNGAVAAPAKKAKADSSSSESESSDDDSDEAPATKKVPVPAIKKKVESSDSDSEDDSDSDEDEAPTATKKVPVPAIKKKVESSDSDSEDDSSDEDEAAPAKAAVAQTKDAKKDKMDVDEDDSEDDSDSSDEEESEDEKSAKTTKKNDTDVKIVDAKVGSNSDMKAPKTPVTPKIQATGSKTLFAGNLSFQVERADIENFFKDVGEIVDVRFALDQEQRFKGFGHVEFATAEEAQEALKLNGKNLNGRDIKLDLARERGERTPYSGNENNSFQKGARSQGQKVFVRGFDTNLGEDEIRNSLGEHFKDCGEITRISIPTDYETGSIKGMAYLEFQDPKGVSSALEFNGCEFGDQYLTVEEARPPRTESGGRGGGRGGGGRFSGGGRSGGGGGRFGGGGGRFSGRGGGDRGGFRGRGGRGPNRPSMTASGKKTTFNDDE, encoded by the exons ATGGGTAAATCAAGCAAGAAATCAGCCGTCAAG GTTGACGCTGCTCCTGCTGTAACTCCAGCTTCAAAGAAAG GTAAGAGAGAACCTGAGGAGGAATTGGAGAAGCTTGTGAGTGCAAAGAAACAGAAGGTAGAAAAGGGGACTGTTCAGAAGCCTAAGGTTGAAGTTAAGGCtcagaaaaagaagaaagaggagTCGAGCAGTTCTGATGACAGTTCTTCCGAGGAAGAAGAGAAG GCTAAGGTTGTAAAGAAGGCTGCTCCAAAGGCAGCAGCAAAACCACCTGTCAAGGCATCTAGTAGTGATGATTCATCATCTTCAGATGATGAATCTGATGAGGAGGTGCCTGCTCAAAAAACTGCTCCTGTAAAGAATGGCTCTATTGCTCCTAAAAAAGAGAAGGAAGATAGCAGTTCAGAAGAATCATCTGAAGAATCATCTGATGATGAG ACTCCTGCAAAGACTGCTGTACCTGCAAAGAAACAGCAAACAGTTGCCAAAAATGGTGCTGTTGCTGCACCTGCTAAGAAAGCCAAAGCTGATAGTAGCAGTTCAGAGTCAGAGTCTTCAGATGATGACTCCGATGAG gcTCCTGCTACTAAGAAGGTTCCTGTTCCAGCTATCAAAAAGAAAGTTGAATCAAGCGATAGCGATAGCGAGGATGACTCTGACTCTGACGAGGATGAG gctCCTACTGCTACTAAGAAGGTTCCTGTTCCAGCTATCAAAAAGAAAGTTGAATCAAGTGATAGCGATAGCGAGGATGATTCCTCTGATGAGGATGAG GCTGCTCCAGCAAAGGCTGCTGTTGCTCAAACTAAGGATGCTAAAAAG GATAAAATGGATGTTGATGAAGATGATAGTGAGGACGACAGTGATAGTTCAGATGAAGAAGAAAGTGAAGATGAAAAATCTGCTAAGACCACAAAGAAAAAT GATACTGATGTGAAAATCGTAGATGCCAAAGTTGGTTCAAACTCAGACATGAAAGCT CCTAAAACGCCAGTCACTCCCAAGATCCAAGCTACAGGATCAAAGACACTGTTTGCTGGCAATTTATCTTTTCAAGTTGAAAGAGCAGATAT AGAAAATTTCTTCAAAGATGTTGGTGAAATTGTCGATGTTCGCTTTGCTCTGGATCAAGAACAGAGGTTCAAGGGTTTTGGACATGTTGAATTTGCCACGGCCGAAGAAGCGCAAGAG GCTCTCAAATTgaatggaaaaaatttaaatggtcGGGACATTAAGCTTGATTTGGCTCGGGAAAGGGGTGAAAGGACCCCTTATAGCGG CAATGAGAACAACTCATTCCAGAAAGGAGCAAGAAGCCAGGGTCAGAAAGTATTTGTTAGGGGGTTTGATACGAACCTCGGTGAGGATGAG ATTAGGAACTCTCTTGGGGAGCATTTCAAAGATTGTGGAGAGATTACAAGGATATCTATCCCAACAGACTATGAGACTGGTTCTATCAAAGg GATGGCTTATTTGGAATTCCAGGATCCTAAGGGTGTTAGTAGTGCTCTAGAATTCAATGGCTGTGAATTTGGAGACCAGTATTTGACTGTTGAAGAGGCAAGACCACCAAGGACTGAGAGTGGTGGAAGAGGTGGCGGCAGAGGCGGCGGTGGTCGTTTTAGCGGCGGTGGTCGTTCTGGAGGTGGTGGTGGTCGTTTTGGAGGTGGTGGAGGTCGTTTTAGTGGCAGAGGGGGCGGTGACAGAGGCGGTTTCCGTGGCAGAGGAGGACGTGGACCTAATAGGCCCAGTATGACTGCTTCTG GGAAGAAAACCACTTTTAACGATGATGAGTGA
- the LOC126680842 gene encoding nucleolin 1-like isoform X1 — translation MGKSSKKSAVKVDAAPAVTPASKKGKREPEEELEKLVSAKKQKVEKGTVQKPKVEVKAQKKKKEESSSSDDSSSEEEEKAKVVKKAAPKAAAKPPVKASSSDDSSSSDDESDEEVPAQKTAPVKNGSIAPKKEKEDSSSEESSEESSDDEKTPAKTAVPAKKQQTVAKNGAVAAPAKKAKADSSSSESESSDDDSDEAPATKKVPVPAIKKKVESSDSDSEDDSDSDEDEAPTATKKVPVPAIKKKVESSDSDSEDDSSDEDEAAPAKAAVAQTKDAKKDKMDVDEDDSEDDSDSSDEEESEDEKSAKTTKKNDTDVKIVDAKVGSNSDMKAPKTPVTPKIQATGSKTLFAGNLSFQVERADIENFFKDVGEIVDVRFALDQEQRFKGFGHVEFATAEEAQEALKLNGKNLNGRDIKLDLARERGERTPYSGNENNSFQKGARSQGQKVFVRGFDTNLGEDEIRNSLGEHFKDCGEITRISIPTDYETGSIKGMAYLEFQDPKGVSSALEFNGCEFGDQYLTVEEARPPRTESGGRGGGRGGGGRFSGGGRSGGGGGRFGGGGGRFSGRGGGDRGGFRGRGGRGPNRPSMTASGKKTTFNDDE, via the exons ATGGGTAAATCAAGCAAGAAATCAGCCGTCAAG GTTGACGCTGCTCCTGCTGTAACTCCAGCTTCAAAGAAAG GTAAGAGAGAACCTGAGGAGGAATTGGAGAAGCTTGTGAGTGCAAAGAAACAGAAGGTAGAAAAGGGGACTGTTCAGAAGCCTAAGGTTGAAGTTAAGGCtcagaaaaagaagaaagaggagTCGAGCAGTTCTGATGACAGTTCTTCCGAGGAAGAAGAGAAG GCTAAGGTTGTAAAGAAGGCTGCTCCAAAGGCAGCAGCAAAACCACCTGTCAAGGCATCTAGTAGTGATGATTCATCATCTTCAGATGATGAATCTGATGAGGAGGTGCCTGCTCAAAAAACTGCTCCTGTAAAGAATGGCTCTATTGCTCCTAAAAAAGAGAAGGAAGATAGCAGTTCAGAAGAATCATCTGAAGAATCATCTGATGATGAG AAGACTCCTGCAAAGACTGCTGTACCTGCAAAGAAACAGCAAACAGTTGCCAAAAATGGTGCTGTTGCTGCACCTGCTAAGAAAGCCAAAGCTGATAGTAGCAGTTCAGAGTCAGAGTCTTCAGATGATGACTCCGATGAG gcTCCTGCTACTAAGAAGGTTCCTGTTCCAGCTATCAAAAAGAAAGTTGAATCAAGCGATAGCGATAGCGAGGATGACTCTGACTCTGACGAGGATGAG gctCCTACTGCTACTAAGAAGGTTCCTGTTCCAGCTATCAAAAAGAAAGTTGAATCAAGTGATAGCGATAGCGAGGATGATTCCTCTGATGAGGATGAG GCTGCTCCAGCAAAGGCTGCTGTTGCTCAAACTAAGGATGCTAAAAAG GATAAAATGGATGTTGATGAAGATGATAGTGAGGACGACAGTGATAGTTCAGATGAAGAAGAAAGTGAAGATGAAAAATCTGCTAAGACCACAAAGAAAAAT GATACTGATGTGAAAATCGTAGATGCCAAAGTTGGTTCAAACTCAGACATGAAAGCT CCTAAAACGCCAGTCACTCCCAAGATCCAAGCTACAGGATCAAAGACACTGTTTGCTGGCAATTTATCTTTTCAAGTTGAAAGAGCAGATAT AGAAAATTTCTTCAAAGATGTTGGTGAAATTGTCGATGTTCGCTTTGCTCTGGATCAAGAACAGAGGTTCAAGGGTTTTGGACATGTTGAATTTGCCACGGCCGAAGAAGCGCAAGAG GCTCTCAAATTgaatggaaaaaatttaaatggtcGGGACATTAAGCTTGATTTGGCTCGGGAAAGGGGTGAAAGGACCCCTTATAGCGG CAATGAGAACAACTCATTCCAGAAAGGAGCAAGAAGCCAGGGTCAGAAAGTATTTGTTAGGGGGTTTGATACGAACCTCGGTGAGGATGAG ATTAGGAACTCTCTTGGGGAGCATTTCAAAGATTGTGGAGAGATTACAAGGATATCTATCCCAACAGACTATGAGACTGGTTCTATCAAAGg GATGGCTTATTTGGAATTCCAGGATCCTAAGGGTGTTAGTAGTGCTCTAGAATTCAATGGCTGTGAATTTGGAGACCAGTATTTGACTGTTGAAGAGGCAAGACCACCAAGGACTGAGAGTGGTGGAAGAGGTGGCGGCAGAGGCGGCGGTGGTCGTTTTAGCGGCGGTGGTCGTTCTGGAGGTGGTGGTGGTCGTTTTGGAGGTGGTGGAGGTCGTTTTAGTGGCAGAGGGGGCGGTGACAGAGGCGGTTTCCGTGGCAGAGGAGGACGTGGACCTAATAGGCCCAGTATGACTGCTTCTG GGAAGAAAACCACTTTTAACGATGATGAGTGA